One region of Bubalus bubalis isolate 160015118507 breed Murrah chromosome 15, NDDB_SH_1, whole genome shotgun sequence genomic DNA includes:
- the LOC102416207 gene encoding carbonic anhydrase 1, giving the protein MFVLVGPEHWGKLYPIANGNNQSPIDIKTSETKHDPSLKPLSVSYNPATAKEIVNVGHSFHVNFEDSDNRSVLKGGPLSESYRLRQFHFHWGVTDDCGSEHLVDGAKFSAELHLVHWNSAKYPSFADAASQADGLALIGVLVKVGQANPNLQKVLDALKAVKNKNKKAPFTNFDPSVLLPPSLDYWAYSGSLTHPPLHESVTWIIFKETISASSEQLAQFRCLRANAEGDREVHIKQNNRPPQPLKGRTVRASF; this is encoded by the exons CCTATCGACATTAAAACCAGTGAAACCAAGCATGATCCCTCTCTAAAACCCCTCAGTGTCTCCTACAATCCAGCCACAGCCAAAGAAATCGTCAACGTGGGACATTCCTTTCATGTAAACTTTGAGGACAGTGATAACAGATCAG tGCTGAAAGGGGGTCCTCTGTCTGAAAGCTACAGGCTGCGGCAGTTCCATTTTCACTGGGGCGTCAcagatgactgtggctctgagCACTTAGTGGATGGAGCCAAATTTTCTGCAGAG CTTCATTTAGTTCACTGGAATTCTGCCAAGTACCCCAGCTTCGCTGATGCTGCCTCGCAGGCTGATGGTTTGGCATTGATTGGCGTTTTGGTGAAG gTGGGTCAGGCCAACCCAAACCTTCAGAAAGTACTTGATGCCCTAAAAGCAGTTAAAAATAAG aacaAGAAAGCTCCATTCACAAATTTCGACCCCTCTGTCCTCCTGCCTCCATCCCTGGATTACTGGGCCTACTCTGGTTCACTGACTCACCCTCCTCTTCACGAGAGTGTCACCTGGATCATCTTTAAAGAGACCATCAGTGCGAGCTCGGAACAG CTGGCGCAGTTCCGCTGTCTGCGGGCAAATGCTGAAGGCGATAGAGAAGTCCACATCAAGCAGAACAACCGACCACCCCAACCTCTGAAGGGCAGGACAGTGAGAGCTTCATTCTGA